The following proteins are co-located in the Colletotrichum lupini chromosome 4, complete sequence genome:
- a CDS encoding alcohol dehydrogenase gives MTSQIPQKRIFLTGASGYVGSVITELAIKDGYQIHGLSRHEESDSKLRNLGAVPVRGDLTSLEILRQESKAADIVIHLATAYVFGGEPYETFRPIDTAAVDAIADALAGTDKPLVVTSGTLCVAANPTGAETTEASPADPAPINTRILTELHSLDLEKRGVRVMSVRLAPYVYGRGGSGVAQFMGIAAQTGGVTIVDGGKNRTTNVHVDDAARLFLLAAEKGLAGEIYNASSATDVTSFQISEAIAAAVHVSLRNISLEVAQAQLGQTISFFLSTENRASGAKARKELGWDPRGLGILEDISKGSYVEVAKAFEK, from the coding sequence ATGACTTCTCAAATCCCCCAAAAGCGCATCTTCTTAACCGGAGCCAGTGGCTACGTGGGCTCCGTCATAACAGAACTCGCAATCAAAGATGGCTACCAAATCCACGGTCTCTCCCGCCACGAAGAAAGCGACTCGAAACTCCGCAACCTCGGCGCTGTGCCCGTACGAGGTGACCTGACCTCTCTAGAGATCCTCCGCCAGGAAAGCAAAGCAGCAGACATCGTAATCCACCTAGCCACGGCTTATGTATTCGGTGGCGAGCCCTATGAGACCTTCAGACCCATAGACACCGCAGCCGTCGACGCCATCGCCGATGCTCTGGCTGGCACCGACAAGCCCCTCGTCGTTACGTCCGGTACTCTCTGCGTCGCGGCAAACCCTACCGGAGCAGAGACTACCGAGGCATCGCCGGCGGACCCGGCACCCATTAACACCCGTATCTTGACCGAACTGCACTCGCTGGACCTCGAAAAGAGAGGGGTTCGCGTCATGTCGGTCCGGCTGGCGCCCTATGTCTACGGCCGGGGCGGCAGCGGTGTAGCGCAGTTCATGGGTATCGCAGCGCAGACTGGCGGGGTGACGATTGTCGACGGTGGGAAGAACCGGACTACAAATGTGCACGTTGACGATGCGGCGAGACTCTTTCTCCTAGCCGCGGAGAAGGGACTAGCAGGGGAGATTTATAACGCGAGTTCGGCGACAGATGTGACCTCCTTCCAGATCTCTGAGGCTATTGCTGCCGCTGTTCATGTTTCACTGAGGAATATCAGCCTAGAGGTTGCACAGGCGCAGCTGGGGCAAACTATCTCCTTCTTCCTGTCTACAGAGAATAGGGCGTCTGGTGCAAAGGCCAGAAAAGAGCTGGGCTGGGATCCCCGAGGTCTGGGCATCTTGGAGGACATCAGCAAGGGTTCGTACGTGGAAGTTGCCAAGGCCTTCGAGAAGTAG